The region GCGAGAGTCCGCCCGCGAACGGCTGCAGCACGAGCCTGGTGTCGCGTCCTGCGAGGCCGGAGAGGCTCGCTTTGAAGATAGCGGTCGCCGGCGCCACTTGGTCCGGCGGCACGCGCGCGACGACGTGAAGCCACCAGATCCGTGCCTGTGGCAACCAGGGTCTACCGAGGTCTGCGCCGTCGGCGGAGAAGCTCTGTGAGTACTGGACGGTGGGCTGCGCGGTGAGCGGTATCCAGATATCGACGGGCGTCTCGAGCCACACGCCGGCGAAATCGCGCGGGCCCACTCCGGCGATCGTGAAGGCCGCTCCGTTGATCGCAAGGGAGCGTCCGACAACGTCCGATGCCCCGCCGAACCGCCGCTGCCAGTACCCGTAGCTGAGGACCACCGCCGGCTCATGAGCCGCACGCTCAGCATCGGGAAGCAGTCGACCAAGGGCCGGCGACACGCCGAGTACTGGAAAGAGGTTGGGGGAGACGAGCTGCAGCCTGGCGGGCACGGTCTCACGTTCGCCGGCAGCGCGCGTGTACACGCGCGCGATGCCGCGGCTCATCGCCGCGACCTTCACGCCGGCCGGGGCGGCCTGATGCAGCGCGTTCAGCATCGGGCCCGACATTCGGGCGCTCTCGGGTCCGCCTGCAGCGTATTGGCCGCTGTTGACGACGTAGAGCTGATCCGCGTCGCGGACGAGCAGCGGCGACCTGAGCGCTACCACGTCGAGGAGCGAGAACACGGCCGTGTTGGCACCGACACCGAGTGCCAGGGTCGTCACGATGACTGCAGTGGTCACGGCGTGCTGGCGGAGGACGCGAACCGCACAGCGGAGATCGTGAAGCGCCATGCGTGCGTGCTCCTTCGGTGCCTCTTTGAAGACGCCGCCAACGGCCTCCAGCCAGAAGCGCACGCGATCCCAAGGGCCACTCGCGGCGCGATAGCGATCGATGAAGGCGTGCGACAGTTCGCGTTCGTACTCGTTACGGAAGGCGCTCGGGTACAACCCGACCAACGCCCGAAACAAGCGGACAGAGAACGGGTCGGCGCGGGAAGACCGGGGCGCCATGGATCATGTCCGTCGCGGCAGCAGTCCGGTGGCACGCGCATCACCCAGCAGGCGCTCCAGCCGGCGAGCTTCCGCCTTGGCCACATCGCGGCCGAGGCGCGTGAGACGGTAGTAACGCCGGCGTTCGTCGTCGTGGGCGGGATCGGGCCGCTCGGCCAGCTCCTCGATGAGTCTCTGTTCGAGGAGCCTGCGGATGGACGCATAGAGGCTGCTCGGGCTGAGGCGCAACTTGCCATTCGTTCGCTCGAGAACGTCCTGCATCACGGCGTATCCGTGCCGATCGCGGTCGGCCAGCGATACGAGGATGTGGAAGGTGTCTCGATGTAGTGGAAGGAACGACTCGGCGTCAGGAGCGGCTTCTCGCCTCGGCATCGAGACCACTGTATCAGAAACGGCTACAGCTCAATTCGGCTGAGGTGATTGTGCCACCCCGGGCACATCCCTCCTCTCGATGTTCTCGGTTGCCGCGTGGCGTCGGGCACCATTCCCGAATGGACCATCCCGCAGGCGGCACCCTCGAAACGAAACAGAGCTGACCCCGTCTATTGAAGATGCAGTACTTGGGGTGCGAGCAGGTCGTCGTCGCCTGCACCGGCACCCTCGCTCGTGGTGTGCGTCCGGTGAATGAACCAGGCCGCACCGAGCAGCGCAGCGGCGACGATCGACGCGCCCGACGGCGAGTGCGCCAACGCCAGAGAGAGTCGCGGCGTCAGTTGTGTGATCGAGATGAACGCGCCCAAGTACACCGGCCACCATGTCTTGAGGTTCAGCCGCGACGGTTGCCACGGCTGCGTACACGGTGCCGTTCCCATGTCCCTCAACGCCAGTTCCGTCAAAGCGGCACCGAGCGCGGCACAGATCACGCCGTGGGTGAGGGCGAGCGCGACGCCCCAGTAGTGCCAATACACGGGAAGAACGATGGCGAGGGGACACACGATCGCGCCGATCCAGACGAGCCGGCGGACCGCCGATCGGCAAGCGACCGCGGGAAGTTCGGTGAGCCGGAAGATCCAGAGACCTGGCAGCTCTGAGGGCAACGACGCGGCGACTCGAACTGTCACCAGGTTGCCCATCATGACGATCAGCGGTACGGACAGCAGCGCCACCGGCGGCACGGCGCGCTGGAGCTCGCCAACGCGGAGGCCACCGACGATGGCCGGCAGGAGCAGCGCGACCGTGGCACCGAGGCCCAAGGCGAGCACGAAACGATGGGTGCTCATCCTGAAGATCGTGGCCAAGAAGAACTGCATGACGGCTCGCTGCGTGGGGTGTCGCGTCAGGTGCCGGATGGCCCAGGCCACGACACCGCGCATGACGTTGGTGGAGCCCGTGGTCGCCAGCCCTTCGACCTCGTCGCGCAACATACGCCGAGCCGCCAACGGATACGCCACGACGACGATCCCGATCACCACCAGCAACGCGATGCCTGCCGCGACGGCCAGCGCAGCAATCCTGGCATCCTCGGAACCCAGCGCCCATTCGTACAGGCCTGTGAACCACGCGACCGGCGTCAGATCGGTCCACGACGCGGGTGTGACGCTGCCGGCCGCGAGCTGAGGCCGCATGCCTGGTGCACATGCCAGGACCGCGCGCCGCGTCGATGGCCATTGCCAACGTGCATCCCGAAATACGAGAGCGGACGACAACGATGGAAGAGCGATCAGGAGCCCGATGACGCTGGCGGCAGTACAGGCCTGTACCACCTGCGAGATCCGTGCGCACAGGCGGCGTGGCGCCAATGCCATCACGAGGGCTTGCGCCGCCACGATGGTCAACACGACGAACAGGCTGGCCGCGCACGAGACGACGCCGTGGGCGGCAATCGAGCGCAGCACGAACGTGAACGGGCGGCCGTCGGTCAGCAGGAGCCCGAAGACGAGTGAAGCCCCGGCGTGCATCCCGATGGCGAGGGCCGCCGCGTACGCGAGCACGCCGAGGACCTTGGCCCGGACGATGACACTCGGCCGCAGCGGCATGGCGCCGAGCACCAGGACGTCTCGTCGATCGAGGAGGAACGACGGCCACGTGATCACCCCGATCACGCCCGTCGCGACCATGCCGAGGCCGAGGTAGAACGCCTTGTCCTCGACGGACAGGAATCCCAGACTCTCTGGCCCGCTCACGAGGAAATAGCAGGTGTACTGGAGCGTACGAGACCACGGCATGAGGATGCCGATCGGGGCCACGAACGCGAGCAGCCAGAAGAAGGAGGACCGCAGGTCGCCGCTTCCGCCGGTGAAGTCGTTCTCGAAGAACCGCCTGACGAACACGCGAGTCAGGGTCGTCGTCGGCGACGCCGGGCGGCTCACGCCGACGCTCCCAACCGGATCGCCGACCACAGACCGTCTGCCAACTCGTCGAGGTCTCGCCGCACGGCGAGCTGGGCGAAGACGTCTTCCAGCGACGCCAGAGACATGAGCTCGCGAAGCCGCGACGCGGAGTCGTCGGCGACGATCCGCCCGTCGCGCAAGATGATGACGCGGGTGCTGACCCGCTCGATGGTGTCGAGCTCGTGAGAGCTGTAGAAGACCATGCGGCCGGCCTCGGCCAGCGTCTTCACCACGGTGCGCAGGAGCAGGGCCGCCGACACATCGAGGCCGGAGACCGGTTCGTCGAGCACGACGATGCGCGGGTTGTGGAGCAGCGCCGCGGAGAGCAGCACCTTCTGCCGCATCCCTTTCGAGAAGGCCGAGAGCGGTGCGTGGGGATCACCGTCGAGGTCGAACAGCGCGAGAAACCTCTCGATCTTCTCGTCGAGCACGCGGTCGGCGATGCCCCGAAGGCGACCGGCGAGGCGGAGATACTCAGCGGCGGTCAGGTACGTGT is a window of Acidobacteriota bacterium DNA encoding:
- a CDS encoding helix-turn-helix transcriptional regulator; the encoded protein is MPRREAAPDAESFLPLHRDTFHILVSLADRDRHGYAVMQDVLERTNGKLRLSPSSLYASIRRLLEQRLIEELAERPDPAHDDERRRYYRLTRLGRDVAKAEARRLERLLGDARATGLLPRRT
- a CDS encoding ABC transporter ATP-binding protein, with amino-acid sequence MLELRDVSKRYGAVTVVSGISFAVEPGDILGYLGPNGSGKSTTVKMLVGLMPPSGGRILCDGQDIQDDLVGYKARVGYVPEEAHLYTYLTAAEYLRLAGRLRGIADRVLDEKIERFLALFDLDGDPHAPLSAFSKGMRQKVLLSAALLHNPRIVVLDEPVSGLDVSAALLLRTVVKTLAEAGRMVFYSSHELDTIERVSTRVIILRDGRIVADDSASRLRELMSLASLEDVFAQLAVRRDLDELADGLWSAIRLGASA